The DNA segment CCTCTATCTTCCAGATCATCGTTTATGACGAGGAGTGCTTCCAGGGCCGCCACCACGAGTTCACCTCTGAGTGCTGTAATGTTATGGAGTTCGGGTTCGAGAGTGTTCGCTCGCTGAGGGTGGAGAGTGGAGCGTAAGTGCAGCGTGGCTCAGGCCTGTAGAGACACTGTAAATATAACAGAAATCATATCATTCATTTCCTCACCTCTTAAACCCGAGattaattattaagattaatgaTGAATTAAGTCAGAGCTTCAGGTCTTCTGCTCTACCTCTTCTAATAAACCAGATTCATGATTAGATAAAGAGATAATGAGTGAGATAAATGAGACTGTGAGCTGTTTTAGCCTTAACTAAAAGTATAGATCTCTATAATGTTGTTTATACAAGATATTAGCTTTAATTATATCCATTCTGACTAGTTACATGACTAGCACCACATCACAATTACATGTTTACTAGTAAAACCTCCAGTTACTGATATTTATAAGTAGTTTTTTACTAGTAGAAATTATAATAACAGATATATTATCTACACTGTAATTCTGACTAGTGACAATTCTCAATATTACAATTTACTCAAATTGTGCATATCTTAGATATGTAGATGTAAAATATGTAGTAATGTGGGAATATGAAAGGTAGTTTAGGGTAGTTTGGAGATGTATGGTCCTGAAGAGTTCAGCACAGTTCTTTAACAGCATCAACAGTTCTTTGGTTCCCTGATCGAATGAGTGAGTGATAAAACTGTAAAGTGTGGAATCAGTATTAGTAAAAGATTAGGTTTGTTACCCACGTTACTCAGCTGTATGATACCCACAGCTCTCCCTCTGACTGGAGCTTCTGCCCCTCTCTGCAGCTGGGTGGGGTATGAGCACCCCTCTTTTCAGGGTCAGCAGTTCGTGCTGGAGCGAGGCGAGTATCCTCAGTGTGATGCCTTTGGGGGAAGCAACGCTTATCACATCGAGAGGATGACCTCCTTCAGGCCCATCTCCTGTGCCGTAAGTGTCCAGAACATCACCATCACTCAGATCAAAACTGCAGCAGAAACAAAAGAGTCTGAGATAAAACTTACAACAATCAATAGATCCAAAATAAGTGATCacaaatacaatattacaataaatacaaccagtaaaaaacagaagaagacaGTGAAGTGCTTCTTCACTAGAGAGAATGCTCAtggtaaggccaggtgaattatgggagttgtagtgagggctgattgatagttggtgcaggtgaattatgggagttgtagtgagggctgataaggGCCACTCACATGACCCAGCTCAGTGCAGTGCTCTTTAGTTTCTAAGGTTAGTGTATCTGTATTATTTCTGTGGAACTGATGTAAATTACTTTCTTCAGCACAGTTGCTTCCGACCGCTCGATCTGATTACCTAATCTGATTGCTTTTAGTGGTTATTTATTATCTGATATAAGCCGCTCTTACAGCAGGCCTCTAAAATCTACCCACTAATAAGCATCAACAGTGGCTACTTTGCTCTATACTGAAATAAGAtacagtaaaaatattatatgacaatatttaaagacatttttaaaatacacaatattaatCTTGATACAAATGTTTGCAGTAGAAGTGCATCACTATTTATATACTCTCACACACCGAGTACCacaattcaatttaaaatgttctgcactcagaactcagaacaagactctttctgtttctgaTCCAACAGAACCACAGGGAGTGCAGGATGACCATCTACGAGAGGGAGAACTACCTGGGTCGTAAGGGCGAGCTCAGCGATGATTACCCCTCACTGCAGGGCATGGGCTGGTGCAACAATGAAGTGGGCTCCATGCGCCTCCACTCTGGAGCGTAAGCATCAGTTCCAGTTCCTTTTATCTCTAAATAccatctttatatttatatttttattatttctccaCCTCTCACTCATGATGTGAGCTGTGAATTAGATATTCATATACAGCACATACattgtaataataacaatattttagatatttatagGATAATTATAGTATATTTAATCTGTAATTCGTTATTTCCTCAGGTTTGTGTGCTACCAGTACCCCGGCTACCGTGGCTGGCAGTACATCATGGAGTGTGACCGTCACGGAGGCGAGTACAAACACTTCAGGGAGTTCGGCTCTCACTGTCAGACTCCTCAGATCCAGTCCATCCGCCGtatccagcagtaacccagcccTCACCCACCGCCACTGACCCCCCACACCCACCCTCAGCCCCctgctgcccacactgcccagtGCTGAATAAACCGTCTTTCTTAAACCTCACTGACCTCTGGGTTTCTGTCCGCTTCTCTACATCACTCTCAACACCAGTGTAGATCTGaacctgctgctgaaaaaaaccctaatgttagaggaaacactgcaattcCACCTATTACTTTTtcatatttggtgcatccctcaaaaaaaaaaaaaagtattgataaaaaaatattactttcTGCTGGGCCTGTAACAATaactaacattaacattataatttacataatataatttacataatatttttaCAACACACTCTCCTGTTAACAATAAACAATTTTACTGTTGTTGTAAGACAATACATGTTATGCCACCGATATAACAATAACAGTTATTGTGactgaatattttattattcattttatacagagatttttttcattttcagaatCATACTGTTATGTTTTACTTTACAGAACTGCAAGAATCACTCCAGGTTTAACTATTTAGAAGTAGATAAAAGTCTAAAAGatacatattttttcttattacCTATAACTCATTTAATATATCAATACAATAttgaatatatcaatattatgTTTAATTACATTTTGCACTCCCTAAATCCCTAACAGATCATTGTTTACATATAATCCTTCACAAAATAAATTATAGGCATCTAACATTACTGGCTCAGTAGTTGTGTGATAATACAGTTATCTTTAATTATTAACTCAGTATTTTTAATGTGTCatgatccaaaaaaaatattaaaagagattttactgtgtttttaaactttGAATCGGATCAGTTTGATCTGAATCATAAACAGGGCGTGTTCTCACTGTCCAGCAGAGGGCGCCACGAGCAGCGCCACCACGCTAAACACAAGCACGTGTTTCACAGGGGTTAAGAGTTAATGCGTTATTATAAAATTCATAAAATgcgtaaaaaacattttaacatttattaagtaGTTTAGCTCAATTTCGGAAATTAGTATAAGTTTTAAGCTGatgtattttttcatgttttacatgTTTGTGGCAGTTTGTGGATTGACACCACTGTTGTACAGCTCTACACAATAAGAGTCCTAGGCCTAGACTCCTGACTCCTGACATTCACCTACACGTGTGGATAAATAAATCTCTTAAATAACCCCATGATGCAAAGTCACACATTACagcataaataaaatcaaatacagATGAAAACTGCTAACATTAATGAGGAAAAATGAAGCAAGCCCAGTTTTGCCAGATCACCATTGGCTGTATTGAATGAATTAATGATGTTTAAAGAATAGAAAGgaacgttactttgaaaaaaggTGCTGTGGCATAAAATATGCCACATATATCTTTTTAGGTAATCCTGCTTTAAGATGCAGACCAGATATTTACTAGGGTTTAGAAGTGAAGGTCCGTAATCAGCATGGCTTGTGAATAATGTTGGGGTAGCAGTGCTGTGTGAGGCTAACACAGGAGTAGTGATGCTATTGATACAGTAATAATGCTGGGCAGGGCTGAAGGCCTGTAGCCGGTGATCTGCTAAAGTTGTTGCTGTTAAACTTGCCTTAGTTTACCCAAATttcagtgtgcaagactggttcagagcatgccaagatgcattaaaactgagacaaaaaaatcaggattattctgCCAGGATTATACTGCCAATTATTGATTGACgtaagtattgttgtttctacattaatatgaacttgttttcttctgaaagcactacattttttctttattttaccattttttaaatggtatattttattaaatggaaatttttttattggtaatgtgggagaaatgttgtcagttcataaagagttcagaaatcaatattggtgaaataaccctggtttttaacagtttttcacagttttcatgcatcttggcatcatgttctcctccaccagtcttacacactgcttttggagaagtctttactcctggtgcaaaaattcaagcagttcagtttggtgatttgatggtttgtgatcatccatcttcctcttgattatattgcagaggttttcattttggtaaaataaaaaaaaattaagtgctctcttattttgtttcaagagctgtatatatataacatgTTAACATGATACACATGAAAAAGCTCTAAATAGGATCGTcagataaatgtaaattatatgtaATATTAGTGTTTGTGTTTAGATTTAGAGATATAAGGCTTTATATTAAATGttcattgtaataataataatctgtgacTGTGCGAGGCTCCAGCCCTCCGCCCGGCGGAGCTCCAGTGCCGGGTTTTGCAGCGCGTCTGCGCGAGAGGAAGTGCGGCTCCCCCCGCACCGAGAGCTGTCTGTCCGCGGGCTGCAGTCTGGAGTTCAGTTCACTGAGAGCGGAGCGGCTGCGGCTCCTCCAGCgatcatccacccacccatccatccacacacTGAGGGGTTTAGAGACCCGCTGAGGAGAGCGAGAGAAGCGCGGGTTAATGGACAGCTTGTTCTGTGTGGAGGTTTTGTGACGGCCGGGCTGAGCTGCTCCGGCGTGTGCGGGATTTGTGCGGTGTGTGTGCGGGGAGTAATGTGTGCGGACTGCCTCACCGCCCGAGCGCGGCTGCGCTGAGTTACACCGCGGAGTTCGGGGAGATTCGGTCAGGATGAGAAGCGAGAAAACCCGgggcttgtttttattttactgctgCTGAATTTACACAGAGAGAACT comes from the Astyanax mexicanus isolate ESR-SI-001 chromosome 20, AstMex3_surface, whole genome shotgun sequence genome and includes:
- the cryba4 gene encoding beta-crystallin A4, which codes for MSHHCTKFSGHWKIIVYDEECFQGRHHEFTSECCNVMEFGFESVRSLRVESGAWVGYEHPSFQGQQFVLERGEYPQCDAFGGSNAYHIERMTSFRPISCANHRECRMTIYERENYLGRKGELSDDYPSLQGMGWCNNEVGSMRLHSGAFVCYQYPGYRGWQYIMECDRHGGEYKHFREFGSHCQTPQIQSIRRIQQ